The following proteins are encoded in a genomic region of Coffea eugenioides isolate CCC68of chromosome 6, Ceug_1.0, whole genome shotgun sequence:
- the LOC113773776 gene encoding hyoscyamine 6-dioxygenase-like yields the protein MEKQRVLRWFDVQSVPGDYSFPLEDRPGRLPIPFCDTVPVINHGVSKDVAREMSTVFKEFFNMSAENKKGSSASDGDLSRPGWIYMDSSDFAKDGINLMLNFLVTLALDECMQSWPPRLTRYREVVATYVVEMRTLSGRILELICEGLGLEAGYLEELSKVQLVVGNYYPPCPDPSLTLGVGTAKAL from the exons ATGGAGAAGCAGCGAGTTTTGCGATGGTTTGACGTGCAATCTGTGCCTGGTGATTACAGCTTTCCGCTGGAGGATCGACCAGGACGGCTTCCCATTCCTTTTTGCGACACAGTCCCT GTGATCAACCATGGAGTATCTAAAGATGTGGCGAGGGAAATGAGTACCGTGTTTAAGGAATTTTTCAACATGTCTGCAGAGAACAAGAAGGGTTCTAGTGCATCTGATGGAGATTTAAGCCGGCCGGGCTGGATCTATATGGACAGCTCTGATTTTGCAAAAGATGGTATTAATCTAATGTTAAACTTTCTTGTCACCCTGGCCCTGGATGAATGCATGCAAAGTTGGCCTCCAAGACTAACCCGGTATAGAGAGGTGGTTGCAACATACGTAGTAGAAATGAGGACACTAAGTGGAAGAATTCTAGAGCTGATATGTGAAGGATTGGGGCTGGAAGCTGGGTACTTGGAAGAGTTGAGCAAAGTTCAATTGGTGGTGGGCAACTATTATCCACCGTGCCCGGACCCGAGCTTGACCTTGGGAGTTGGGACTGCTAAAGCATTGTGA